One segment of Engraulis encrasicolus isolate BLACKSEA-1 chromosome 7, IST_EnEncr_1.0, whole genome shotgun sequence DNA contains the following:
- the ska2 gene encoding spindle and kinetochore-associated protein 2, translating into MDLTVDKLEQMFQNAEVGLEVVFRRMKWEMQQDNNTYSVDPLLVLQELDHVRGRVCQLSSELQSIREEKRRLEEDVSSKMQRITHIHTAENNRHNTAVVQPTQQQPQQQEAPDVPEAPAAQNRRDKNGQPTHKGGAKTTNQNSRGGGKKTNTGALRKHKNL; encoded by the exons ATGGACCTAACAGTTGATAAACTGGAACAAATG ttccAGAATGCAGAGGTGGGTCTGGAGGTGGTGTTTCGCCGCATGAAATGGGAGATGCAGCAGGACAACAACACTTACtcg gtGGATCCCCTATTGGTCCTCCAGGAGCTGGATCACGTTAGGGGTCGCGTGTGTCAGCTGAGCTCTGAGCTGCAGTCCAtccgagaggagaagaggaggctgGAAGAGGATGTCAGCAGCAAAATGCAgcgcatcacacacatacacacagcagaaaATAACAGACACAACACTGCTGTTGTACAACCCACACAACAACAGCCACAGCAACAAG AAGCCCCTGATGTCCCTGAAGCCCCTGCTGCCCAGAATCGGCGTGACAAGAACGGCCAGCCGACACACAAGGGAGGAGCCAAGACAACCAATCAAAACAGCAGAGGAGGTGGCAAGAAAACCAACACag GAGCTCTGAGGAAGCACAAGAACCTCTGA
- the mdh2 gene encoding malate dehydrogenase, mitochondrial, translating to MFSRVARPTLSVARSLSTSSQNNAKVAVLGASGGIGQPLSLLLKNSPLVSQLSLYDIAHTPGVAADLSHIETRAHVKGYMGADQLDEAVSGCDVVVIPAGVPRKPGMTRDDLFNTNATIVATLADACARNCPQAMICIIANPVNSTIPITSEVMKKHGAYNPNRIFGVTTLDIVRANAFVAELKGLDPARVNVPVVGGHAGKTIIPLISQCTPKVEFPAEQLAALTARIQEAGTEVVKAKAGAGSATLSMAYAGARFAFSVLDAMNGKEGVVECAYVRSEETECKYFSTPLLLGKNGIEKNLGLGKLTAFEEGLVADAMGELKGSIKKGEDFVAKMK from the exons ATGTTCTCCCGCGTCGCAAGACCGACCCTCAGTGTGGCCCGCAGTCTGTCCACTTCATCACAG AACAATGCCAAGGTGGCAGTTCTGGGTGCGTCAGGTGGCATTGGGCAGCCCCTGTCCCTGCTGCTGAAGAACAGTCCCCTGGTGTCACAGCTGTCACTCTACGACATTGCACACACGCCTGGAGTCGCCGCCGACCTCAGCCACATCGAGACCCGCGCACATGtcaaag gcTACATGGGAGCTGATCAGCTGGATGAGGCTGTGTCTGGATGTGACGTGGTGGTCATCCCCGCTGGAGTGCCCAGGAAACCAG gtatgactCGTGATGACCTGTTCAACACCAATGCCACCATCGTGGCCACACTGGCAGACGCCTGCGCTCGCAACTGTCCCCAAGCCATGATTTGCATCATCGCAAACccc gtgAACTCCACCATCCCCATCACGTCAGAGGTGATGAAGAAGCACGGTGCCTACAACCCCAACCGCATCTTCGGAGTCACCACGCTCGACATCGTCAGGGCCAACGCATTCGTCGCAGAGCTCAAG GGTCTGGACCCAGCCAGAGTAAACGTGCCCGTGGTGGGAGGACACGCAGGCAAGACCATCATCCCCCTCatctcacag TGCACTCCTAAGGTTGAGTTCCCAGCTGAGCAGCTGGCTGCCCTGACTGCTCGTATCCAGGAGGCCGGCACTGAGGTCGTCAAGGCCAAGGCAGGAGCAG GCTCTGCTACCCTCTCCATGGCCTATGCTGGCGCACGGTTCGCCTTCTCCGTGCTGGATGCCATGAACGGCAAGGAGGGAGTTGTGGAGTGCGCCTACGTCCGCTCAGAGGAGACCGAGTGCAAATACTTCTCCACGCCACTACTGCTCGGg AAGAACGGCATTGAGAAGAACCTGGGTCTGGGCAAGCTGACTGCGTTTGAGGAGGGGCTGGTGGCAGATGCCATGGGGGAGCTGAAGGGCTCCATCAAGAAGGGAGAGGACTTTGTGGCCAAGATGAAGTAG
- the LOC134452197 gene encoding UDP-glucuronosyltransferase 2A1-like: MLLYAVCSLMVPLYVESGKVLILPAEYSHWHNMRTIVDELAERNHNITVLVSSSSPSVKSFQSERVNFKIYQVPLGKDEVNDMWEEFTDLWMHQAWTASKIQMLFRTIAVMDRVTSHNVMICDGFLRNEEVIDTLKRSHFDVILSDPMMPCSDVLAEILAVPFVLSLRFTFGYSFERECGQLSTPPSYVPSVPAPTRFAFTDRMDFVERLQNFVMYGIHTAVFYFHTKLTINKYLSEIRGKPTELCDVLNKADIWLIRTYWDVEYPRPLLPNFKFVGGLHCKPAKSLPEDMEEFVQSSGDAGIVVFSLGSMIKNLTMERANAIASALGQIPQKVLWRYCGVKPETLAPNTRLYDWLPQNDLLGHPKTKAFITHGGTNGLYEAIYHGVPMVGIPFFADQPNNMNHMSKQGAALSLDFNSMESKDLVDALNTVINVPSYKENIMRLSRIQHDQPMRPLDEAVFWIEFVMRNKGAKHLRVQSHNLSWYQYHCLDVFAFLLAIVGLFSVVMVKSCCFCLRRCCGKSAMKRKKE; the protein is encoded by the exons ATGCTCCTTTACGCAGTGTGTAGTTTAATGGTTCCGCTTTACGTTGAGAGTGGTAAAGTTTTAATATTACCAGCAGAGTACAGTCACTGGCACAACATGCGGACGATAGTGGATGAGCTGGCAGAAAGAAACCACAACATCACAGTGTTGGTCAGCTCATCTTCTCCCTCTGTGAAGTCATTTCAGAGCGAGCGCGTAAACTTCAAGATTTATCAAGTGCCTTTGGGGAAAGATGAAGTGAACGACATGTGGGAAGAATTTACTGATCTGTGGATGCACCAGGCCTGGACTGCTTCTAAAATACAAATGCTTTTTAGAACCATTGCTGTAATGGACCGCGTCACTTCTCATAATGTCATGATATGTGATGGATTTTTGCGCAACGAGGAGGTTATTGACACACTGAAACGGTCACATTTCGACGTCATACTGAGTGATCCTATGATGCCTTGTAGTGATGTCTTGGCAGAAATATTGGCTGTACCGTTCGTATTATCGTTGAGGTTTACGTTTGGTTATTCTTTTGAGAGGGAATGTGGCCAACTGTCAACACCTCCGTCATATGTACCTTCTGTGCCCGCTCCGACTCGGTTCGCATTCACAGACCGCATGGACTTTGTGGAGAGGTTGCAGAATTTTGTGATGTACGGAATTCATACTGCCGTGTTCTATTTCCACACCAAGCTGACCATAAATAAATACCTCAGTGAAATCAGAG GTAAACCAACAGAGCTTTGTGATGTCCTCAACAAAGCTGACATTTGGTTGATCAGAACCTATTGGGATGTGGAGTACCCCCGACCATTACTCCCCAATTTCAAATTCGTTGGAGGCCTGCATTGCAAACCAGCAAAATCTCTCCCAGAA GACATGGAGGAGTTTGTCCAAAGTTCTGGGGATGCTGGCATTGTGGTGTTCTCACTGGGATCCATGATCAAGAACCTCACCATGGAGAGGGCCAATGCCATCGCCTCTGCACTTGGGCAAATACCACAAAAG GTCCTATGGAGGTACTGTGGAGTGAAGCCAGAGACATTGGCCCCCAATACAAGACTTTATGAttggctgccacagaatgatctTCTTG GTCATCCAAAGACCAAAGCCTTCATCACCCACGGTGGCACCAATGGCCTCTACGAGGCTATCTACCATGGAGTGCCCATGGTCGGGATTCCTTTCTTCGCTGACCAGCCTAACAATATGAACCACATGTCAAAGCAAGGGGCAGCTCTCAGCCTGGATTTCAACAGTATGGAGAGTAAAGATCTAGTGGATGCCCTCAACACAGTCATCAACGTCCCATC GTACAAGGAGAACATCATGAGGCTGTCCAGGATTCAGCACGACCAACCAATGAGGCCACTGGATGAGGCGGTGTTCTGGATCGAGTTTGTCATGCGCAACAAGGGTGCCAAGCACTTACGTGTGCAGTCCCACAACCTCAGCTGGTACCAGTACCACTGCCTGGACGTCTTTGCTTTTCTGCTGGCCATAGTAGGACTGTTCAGTGTTGTCATGGTCAAGTCATGTTGTTTCTGCCTCAGGAGGTGTTGTGGGAAAAGTGCCATGAAAAGGAAAAAGGAATGA